Within the Nitrosococcus wardiae genome, the region CCATCCGCCCACTTGATAGAGCCGGAATCGGGGCTAAGATCTCCTTTCAGCAGTTGCATCAAGGTACTTTTCCCACTTCCATTCCGCCCTAAGATCCCTGCACACCTGCCTGGAGAAAGCTGTAGGCCCAGATGGGCAAAGAGTTGCTTTCCGCCCCGGCTGATTCCTAGATCTTTGGCCTCCAAAAGCTTCTTGGTTTTTCGCTGAGTCGCCTCAAAATCAATTTCTGCGGCTTTGCCTTGGGCGTTGCGGGCTTTCACTGCGCCCAACTCATCCTGGAGCTGTTGCGCACTGTCAAGACGATAACGCGCTTTCGAGGTCCGGGCTTTAGGACCTCTCCGCAACCAATTGAGTTCCCGGTGTACTTTATTGGAGAGAACCAGTTCCTGCTGTGCCTGCTGGTTAAGCATTTCTTCCCGCTTCTGAAGAAAACTGCTGTAATTCCCCTCCACCTTCAGAAAACCCTCTGGATACTGCTTATTGAGCTCCACAATCCGGTTGGTGGTGTTTTCCAGAAAATAACGGTCGTGACTCACCAACACAAAAGCAAAAGAAGCCTGCTTCAGCAACCCTTCTAGCCATAAAATCCCTTCCATGTCCAGGTGGTTGGTGGGTTCATCCATGAGCAATAAATCCGGTTCCTGTATCAAAGCCTGGCTAATGGCAAGCCGTTTACGCCATCCTCCCGATAAAGTGCCTACCCTCTGCTCCCTATTTGGAAACACCACCTGACGGCTAATTTCCCGCAGGCGTTGATAGTGCTCCGCTTCTCTATGCTCCTCTGAGAGGGCATGGAATAAAGTCTCCTCAACGGTTTTTTCCGGGTCGAATCGATCCTCCTGAGGTAAATAAACCACGAGCGCATCTCGTTTTTGGACAATCTTTCCTGAGTCAGGATTCTCAATTCCTGCAAAAATTTTCAACAAGGTGGATTTTCCAGAACCATTGGGACCAATTAACCCTAAACGTTCATCGGAAAAGAAACCCAAAGAAATATCGGAAAATAAAGTATGAGTCCCATAAGACTTGCTAATGGCATGACTGTTAATCAGGAGATTTGAAGACATCTTTTAGTTCAAATGGCATCTAAATAAGATTTTCGAATCGCAGAGGCACGCACATGACCTGTTATTATTTTAAAAACACATATTTATCAATGAATCCAGGCCATGAAAAAAGCGCTTTCTGATTTTGTTCAGGGGACAGTTTTGCGGCCGCCTCCTGAATGGCCGCCATATCGCCGCTCATTGAGGCAATGATAAATGCGGCCTCTTCTGCAGGCAGTTTGCTCTGGGTTTCCTCGTACATACATTCACACTGGGCACGATTAGCTCCTCGACTTTTCAAACATCCTTCCATAAAAGAATCAGCCTGGCCACCCACGCCGGTCTGACTCCAAATAAGAAAAGTGAGGGTCAATACTGTGCCAAGGATACCTTTATTTTTCATCTTGCTTTCCTATTTACTGGGAGTTTAGATTCCAGCTTTCTAGTTTTACCTCAACTTCCTTAGCTGAATTCACAACAAATTTGACTTCATCCCATCGGGGGGCTCTAAAAACAGCTTTCACATTATTAGAAAAACCATAGGCCTCTTTAGGTATCCCAAGAAAATTACGATCAGCTTCGCCATTTTTATTTTGATCGTGAAAAGCCGCTATCCCATATTCCCCCTCGGGGACACCATCGACTCTCCACTCAACTTTCTGGCTCTTCACCTCCAGCACAGTATTGAAAAATGATTCTTCCAGCCATTTCTCGGCAGCATTATAAAGAGCAACCCGAACCTGCCCTTCCACAGGTTTAATGCCTATAATGTTGATAACTAACGTAGTTACCTTCCCCGTTTCGGCCATTGCCAAATGACTAGAACCGCCCCCCCAAAGCCACAGCACAATACCGACGGTAAAAAAAATGGTTCTGAAGCCTTTGCGAAACATGGGGGACAAGTTCACTGGCTAGATAATCCTATGGGATCCACCCGGAAATGGGACCCGCAATCCGAACCGCTCCGTTTAGGCGCTTGGGCGATGAGGACCTCCAAATCGGCGCCTGGAGTCAAACCCCCCCGCAAGCTCATTTGGACCTCCACCAACATCCCTTGTTCACACTCCAGCTTGATCCGTTCCCGGGCTCCTGGACCCAGCACAGCGGCCAGCCGGGTGAGAAAATCCTCGGTTCGGACTTCCCGGCCAATCTTTCGGTTCATAAAGTAGGCCATACCAGCATCATTGAACTGGCGCGTCAAATCCACCGACACCTGGAAGTATTCCTCCGCTGACCAGTCCGTTTGGCAAGTACCGTGCTTGTGCCACTCGTGACGCTCAAGGCAAGAGCCGACTTCCACACTGGGCATCACCTGGGCCAGTGCATAATGGAAAAGAGGGGTAAGGACAACCTCCGGATAGTCGCAAAAATCCCGTTCCTGCATTTTGATCTCTCCACAGAAACCATAGCTCCCGCCGCACGCCTGCTTGTTAGGCCAGAGACCGTGGAGGGTGAAATGACGAGCTTGATAAGCACTCGGATCAGTTAGGCGGCAAACCGGTTTTTGGGGCTTAGTTTCGCAAAAAGCTGACTGCCAACTCAAGACCAGCACATAGCTATCCCCTTGACCGGCAACATTGCAAGCATTGCCTCCCGTTTCATTCCCCCCTGGGTCTCCTGCCTGAAATTTGCCACAGTCGACACTGACCCAGCGTTCCTTAGGCTCGGCGGAAGGGACCCGGATTCGGTACCAACCTGGATTATCGGACTTGTTGGCCTCAAATGCCCGGTAACGCTCCCCCGCCACGATCTGGGCGCTATCTGGATTGGTCTGCTTATTTTTTGAAACATAGGCGGGACAAAACCGCTCGGCGGTAAAAATACCGCTCACCGGGGCTGCCCAAAGGACTTGAGCATAAAAAAAGCCAACGGCTACGGAGCATACCAGAGCAGCGTTTTTTATCCAGCGGGACATCATACTTGCTCTATCCTTAATCTCTGTATTAATGTGGGAACTGCTCAGTCATCTACACTTGGGGCTCAAATGGGTCAAAAATGAATACTAAGCACTTAATAAGTGGCCACAAATGGAAAATTTAATACCCTCAGATTTACTTCCCTATATACTCATTGTTTTTGTTCTCGGCGTAATTATTGGGATTTTCTCTCGTCGTTTTTTATGGGGCTTTATCGCACCGCTTCTTGCCGCCGTTTTTTTTTATGGGGTTGAGTCCGGCAGCCTTGTGGGGTTCGCCTATGCCCTATTTCTCGTTATGACGCCACCTCTAATACTCGCTTCAGGAGTCGGTGCCTGGCTCGGCATAAACATTTCCAAAAAACTTCAAAATAGATAGGCGAAATACTCACCAGACAGGTATTCCTTCGGTTCAGGAGGGTGGTGTTCCGGTTTGAACAGTACTTTTTCCCGTATCTAGTGGAGCTTCTTGCCGCCCGGAAACTTAAGGCTGTTGATCCGGTGATTTAAGAATGCGGTCGGTTTCGCACGGCTCAACCGCTACTACAAGCCGGCAAGTAGCGTGCGCTGGGCACACGGGGAGGAATCACCTGCTGGGATAAAAGGCCAGGAGGAACAACTCCTCATACCCATTTAACCAAAGAATACAATCTATTCTCGTCTACGCTTCCGAGAACATCGCCTATCTTCTAAAGACCATCCATGCCACTCATAATTAAAACCTAACAAACTCACCGGCTACTATTATGCATTACTTGATTATGGTACCATAATGAAACCATTAATATGGATTGGAGCATTTTCAATATGCCCACACTGACCATAAAAAACATCCCAGATGATTTATACAATGCGTTGAAACATATTGCAGAACAGCACCATAGGAGCATCAACAGCGAAGTCATTGTTTGTCTGAAAAAAACACTATTGCCTAGCCGTATCTCTCCAAATGAGAGACTCCAGAATATCCAATCTCTACGCTCCCAGATAACACCTGGAGTGATTTCAACAGAGGAGATAGATCAAGCGATTAATGAAGGCAGGCCATGATCGTTGCCGATACAAATGTTATTTCATCTCTGCTACTTCCCACACTATTTTCTGATTCAGTGGATACACTGTACAGAATAGATCCCGTCTGGGCTGCCCCCTCTCTTTGGAAGAGTGAATTCAAAAATGTATTAACTCTTTACCTCAGAAAGGGCCTCATTACTCTTGAAAAGGCACTTCGACTCCAAGAGAATGCTGAATTGATGATGATAAATAATGAATTTGATGTACCTTCTCCTCATATCCTTGCGCTCGTAAATGAAAGCAAGTGTTCATCATACGATTGTGAATTTGTTGCACTTGCTCACCAGTTAAACACACCGCTCATAACCCAAGACAACAAATTGTTAAAAGAATTTCCCTCCATTGCTATTTCTATTTCTGAGTTTCTTGATAGAAAGTCCTAATGGGGCTATAGAAGATCCCCAAAATGCTTCATTTTTAGTGCTTTCAAAATCGTGCTTTTTTGGCATCCGAGTGAACATTCCTTATTTATGCTAGCTTTGCACCATTAGGCACTTCGGTATCTGGCACTGCCAGTACAACCGCGCCATCATCGCAGTGAAATCCCGTAACCAAACACTCAGACATGATTGGCCCTATTTGCTTGGGTGGAAAATTTACAACCGCCACCACCTGTTTACCAAACAATGATCGCTTATCATAAAGATTGGTAATTTGTGCACTAGATTTCTTGATTCCTATTTCATCACCAAAATCCACTTTCAGCTTGAAAGCAGGTTTTCTTGCTTCAGGAAAGTCTTCAACCTCGACAATGGTCCCCACTCTCAGTTCAACTTTTTGAAAATCACTCCATTCAATAGGGTTCATATCAATTCCTAAATAGTTTGCATGCCTTTCTCGTAGTTTCGCGGATATTCATTCTCGCCAATGCTTTGGATTATTGAGGACATCAGCGCATATCACTTGCCCTTTAACATGCCCAATAACTCCCGGATGGAGTTCCTGGACCATCCAAGCATCGGAATTTTCAGGTGGAATTGGATACGGTGCGTCGAATCCTTTTATCCCAGCGGCGGAAAAGCCATACTTTAGATAATAGCCAGGATGTCCGAGTACAAATACTAGTTCAATACCCGCCGCCTTCAGTTGTTTGAGTCCTTCTTTGATAAGTCGACCTCCGATGCCCTGATTTTGGTATTCTGGGTGCACCGATAGAGGAGCAAGAATTGCTGAGGGAACTAGCCGTTGAGAATGCTTAATTCTTACGTTCGTGAAAAGAATATGCCCGACAACATGATCATTGACAGTTGCAACAAGGGACAATAATGGCTGGGCACTTGGATCTGCCAATAGATCGATAATAAGATCCGTGATCTCGTTTTCTTGCGCAGTGCCAAAGGCGGCAATCACAACAATCGAGATGCTCTGCCTATCCGATTCAAGCGCCTTCCGCACCTGTAAATTCATAAATAAACTCTTCCGGCAAAATGCCGGCTTACTTGAGAAGGCCAACCCATGACACACCTCCACTAGGCTACCTACACCTACTGTACGTCATTTCGTACGTACGAGGGAAGCGTCCCCTTTTTCTGCTTCAGCGGCACAGCTTTGCCTCGTCCGGCTGGAAGCGTTGGTTAGGTGATTTTCTCGGCCACATTCCTCCCAGCGGTAGGAGGTGGCAGTGGTTTTCCTTCCTGCTTCATATGCTCAATCCATTCATCTACGATATTACAAAGCTCTGCGTAGACTTGTGCTTCGTCGGGGCCATGACAACATGGACCGATGATGCCTGGACATTGACCAACAAAGCTTTCGTCTTCATCAGACCATTCCACGATTTTGATATACCGGGCACTTTCTTTCATTGCTGTAACTCTTGAATCCTTTGTTTCACCTCACGTTCTTGATAGGGCTTAGCGTCTGTACCGGGTTTTCCAGAGAGAGTGACGCGCATGCCTTTGGGGTGTTTAAAGTTCCTATGACTTCCCCTTGCGTAGACGCCCAATTTATAAAACGCACTCCCGTTGCAGATGGAGGGCTTAATGGTCACGTGCCCACTGGCCCCGAGTACGTCACACCTCTTATTGGGTTCTTGCCCATCGCCCCGCGATTTTGCCTTGGGCTTCCTCCAGACCTCCCCTCACATGTTGGCCCTTGCCCTTTAGCTAACCTTCGGCTCTGCGAATACCTGGTATCGGGACTTTCACCCGACTAGTTAAGTGCCATGCCTGGCACACACGTTTAGCGTAACCGGCCGGCTTTGGAGCGCCAGCGGAAAAGCCGGCCCGCGTTGACGCTTTTGTTAGACGATATGCAGCTCACAGCTTGTGAAACCACTTCTTGTTCAAAGTTACCTTCTCGATCATTTCTGTATTGACGCCCAATCGGAACTCTTTGAGTTTTTCGGCTAGCTCTTCCCCATCCACAAGGTCAATCGGGGGGGCGCCATCACGCGTTGCCTCCTTAATTGCAGCTGGGGTGAATGTACCGGTCGTGATAAAGAGGCCTTTATCTGCGCGACCAACCATTGCGCCCCTAAAATCGCGTATCTCTCCGGCTGAGACTGACCCTTGGTATTTCTTGCATTGAAATATGACGTGAAATCTCATGAAGCCGTGAATTCGGGCAATTCCCCGACCATCGATTCCTCCATCACCGGTTCTACCCGTAACTTCAACCTGCACGAATCCAGACTCTCTCAGTAGCCGCTGAGTAAGCCGCTCAAAGGCATCGGGGGCGATCTCTTTTGTAAGCAGATGATAAAGTTCTTCATGCCACGAGTCGCTGTCAACGCTGTCAATATTACTTAACTCAATCGATTCGCTTCGATTAGTCTTTCGGGCTTTTTGTCGAGATACTTTTTTGTCTGCCTCGCGTACCGTTTTCACCACATCTTTAGGGTTTACCTTTCGCTTTTCGCGGGCAAGCGGTGTCAGGGCCCAGACGCCACGCGTAGAATTTTCCAGGAACCCGAACTTCTTCAGGTAGGTCCGAGCCCAAGCCATTCGATAACCTATCTCTGTCAGGTTGCTTTTCTCTGGATTGTGAGGCACGGAGGCCAGCTCGTCATCGATGTCCTGCATTTCAATGACGGTCTCGTAGATTTCATCTATTGAACCTGATCCACCGAGCTCGAATAGCGCCTCCAGTAGCGGGTTCATTAGTGAATCGAATGTTGGCATTCGGTCTGACATTCAGTACACCTTTATTCACCTAACGCTTTGCATCACCGGCAGCAAAAAGCAGAGCGACGAGGTACGAGGAGCGGCGCTTTTTGCTGTCCGAGTGCATGCGATTGTTAGGCTTATAATGAATCATTGCTACCAATCCATATTTGCAGCTCGATCAAATTCCCAGCTCAAGTGCTCTACAAGCTGTTCCATTTCATCCACCGACTTCATAGCTGATGCATACGAGCCATCTTTGGCCATAGTCAGTATCAGCGGTAAATCACTTTCGATATACAGCTTAGCTGGTTCTCTTTCTTCCGCCCAAAAGAACAAGATAAACCTTTCAATGAAGGCTATCACGTCTTCTTCATTGAACCCAAGATCACCGTAGAATGAAAAACGACTGGTTCCCTTTTGGTGCGGTAGTAGCAGCGGAACCGCGCCTGCCCCAGAATGAAAGCTACAAGCTTCACTATTCTTGCCAAACGCTCCATGGGCCATGTAGTTTCTTAACTGCCTTTTTACTACTACTAATTGGTCGTAGAATTCTTTAGCCGTTCTTTTATTGATATCTATCGCGGCCTTGAATTTGTTAGCCCACTCATTGTCTGCCAAGTCCGCCACATCTTCGCCAGTAACTGCCCTTCCATTCAAAGTGGCGCAATGAGTGAATACATGCTCAGTCCAGCTAAAAAACGAATCAATTGCTGATAGAGCTAACCATTCAGCATTTCTTCTTAGCTCAAAATTTGGCATATGAATTGAAGTATTACCCCCTTCATGCTTGGTGATAATTCGCTCCTCAGCTCGCTCCTTAGCCTCACGGCTTAGTTCTCTATACCTCTCCAAGAAGTACTGAAGCTTTTCAAACAGGCGCCGATGATGGTTTTTTACATTCAGCTTTGATTCCTTTGCTGCTTCTTGGGCTAGCCATTCAAAATAAGGTCTTGCTAATTTCACACCCTTGTGGATTCTTTTAACAATCTCCTTTGCTTCGCATTCTTGGCTCTTGGCATCATGCGCAAACACACCAACACCAAATTTTCTATGCTCAATGAGAAATGCCACGCCATTGAAATCGATTGGCACTGACCATGAGATTTTTTCAAATTGACCGAGATTCTTAAAACCGAGCAGTTCTACCAACAAGAAATAACAAAGGTAATACTCTGGCAAAGAACGACCTGTATCCGTTCTTTGGGCGTTGAACAGGAATTTGTCTTCTGCCTTTGTCTGGTCAGTAATTGGCGCAATAGGAGATATAGCCTTCAACACCTTATCCTTAAGGTCAGCCACATCATTTAGAAATTGGTACGTCTTTGCCATTGCTGATTTAAAGCCTAACAGAAACTTTCTAGCCATAAGAAGTTGATACTTTACTCAGTATGGCCTTAATTATCCAGCAACAACAACAAGTTATACAGAGAGCCACAATTTCTCTAGGATTGTTATGGATAAGTCAACGCCCTCCAAGAGGCGGGTACTTACTTCCCTCCAATCCCCCACCCATAACCCCTTTCCGTTTTTCTTTGCTTTTTATCCACAAGAGCAACCCACCAACAAACACCCCGTTTTTAATGTTGCTATCAAGCCAACTTTATAAACATCCCTCTTCCATTAAGTCATCAGGCATATCCTGGATTAAAATATAATATTTTTTAAATCAGAGTCTTGAAAATATCACGCCCCTTCGATCACCCACTTGGCACGGCACCTGCAATTTGTTGGGCAAGCACCGAAAAAACTTTCGGTTCCCAATTTAAAGCTTGATGAATGACTTAACTTTTTATTTAAAGGAGAACACACCATGAGCACACTCTTTATCGCCGATCTAGCCGAGAGCAAAACCCTGGACCAGGACGCCATGACTTCCATCCGCGGCGGTATGCGCGCCCTTGAGAGCCGGAAGCTTTACTGGGGACCTAGGGGGGACCGCTTCGTTTCCGTCAACCCAGTCCAGTCCATTGACCAGTTCCAGGGCATTAATAATGCGGTAGGCAACAATGTGGCCAACTTCGGGTTCTCTGATGTGCGCAACACCAACACTCAGAACCAGCATGCTCAGAACAATGTGAATGTGGGTGGGTTTCTTCTCTAAACTCAATCCGGCCTAGATGAACGAGGGGGGCCAAAGCCCCCCGCTTGAAGGAGGAAAGTAACATGACGTCCATTACCATTGCCGATTTAGCTATAAGTAAAACCCTGGACTCCCGGCAGATGACCACCCTGCGGGGTGGAAAGGCCCTCGGGCTTCCCGGCTTGAACTTTGCCAATGTGGCCGTTGATATCGATTTGAACCAGGAGATTAACCAGTTCCAGTCCCTGAATATCAATGCCGCCAATAACGTGGCTAACTTTGGCTTGTTTGCCCCCAATATCAGCCCGACGCTGAGCCAAGGCGCGCCCGTGACCACCAACCTCTTTACCTAAAATACCGCCACCGCCCCCTTCACGGGGGCTGCGGTGTTGAGGCATCTCCCCTCATCTATATATACTTAGAGCCCAATTGGAATTGTCCGACAAGGATAAGCAATGGCTGAACCCTGAGCCCATTACTAATGCATGATTCAAGACCCTTAATATTCCCGGGCTTAGACGCTTTTTAAATGTACAGCGCAAGACCTGGCTCCGTTATATTAGGCCATTTATAGCTTTTTCCATTCTTCTTTACTGATTTGTGCCTGCCTCAATATTCTTGCCAGAAGCTCCTTGCCAATATCCCCTTGGTGTGGATTGGGAATACGGATAGTCACGCTACCTCTGATCATAAACTGATGCCTTCCACCTGAATAAGGACCCTCAAAGCCAAACTGCCGTAGGTAATAGATTAATTCCCGCCGTTTGATGGGTCCGAAAACAGGCATTAAACAATTTCTTTTATTGTTAATTCAATTCCATCGATCA harbors:
- a CDS encoding tRNA-binding protein, whose product is MNPIEWSDFQKVELRVGTIVEVEDFPEARKPAFKLKVDFGDEIGIKKSSAQITNLYDKRSLFGKQVVAVVNFPPKQIGPIMSECLVTGFHCDDGAVVLAVPDTEVPNGAKLA
- a CDS encoding type II toxin-antitoxin system VapC family toxin produces the protein MIVADTNVISSLLLPTLFSDSVDTLYRIDPVWAAPSLWKSEFKNVLTLYLRKGLITLEKALRLQENAELMMINNEFDVPSPHILALVNESKCSSYDCEFVALAHQLNTPLITQDNKLLKEFPSIAISISEFLDRKS
- a CDS encoding FitA-like ribbon-helix-helix domain-containing protein; the protein is MPTLTIKNIPDDLYNALKHIAEQHHRSINSEVIVCLKKTLLPSRISPNERLQNIQSLRSQITPGVISTEEIDQAINEGRP
- a CDS encoding ribonuclease T2 family protein; translated protein: MMSRWIKNAALVCSVAVGFFYAQVLWAAPVSGIFTAERFCPAYVSKNKQTNPDSAQIVAGERYRAFEANKSDNPGWYRIRVPSAEPKERWVSVDCGKFQAGDPGGNETGGNACNVAGQGDSYVLVLSWQSAFCETKPQKPVCRLTDPSAYQARHFTLHGLWPNKQACGGSYGFCGEIKMQERDFCDYPEVVLTPLFHYALAQVMPSVEVGSCLERHEWHKHGTCQTDWSAEEYFQVSVDLTRQFNDAGMAYFMNRKIGREVRTEDFLTRLAAVLGPGARERIKLECEQGMLVEVQMSLRGGLTPGADLEVLIAQAPKRSGSDCGSHFRVDPIGLSSQ
- a CDS encoding GNAT family N-acetyltransferase, which codes for MNLQVRKALESDRQSISIVVIAAFGTAQENEITDLIIDLLADPSAQPLLSLVATVNDHVVGHILFTNVRIKHSQRLVPSAILAPLSVHPEYQNQGIGGRLIKEGLKQLKAAGIELVFVLGHPGYYLKYGFSAAGIKGFDAPYPIPPENSDAWMVQELHPGVIGHVKGQVICADVLNNPKHWRE
- a CDS encoding ABC-F family ATP-binding cassette domain-containing protein; translation: MSSNLLINSHAISKSYGTHTLFSDISLGFFSDERLGLIGPNGSGKSTLLKIFAGIENPDSGKIVQKRDALVVYLPQEDRFDPEKTVEETLFHALSEEHREAEHYQRLREISRQVVFPNREQRVGTLSGGWRKRLAISQALIQEPDLLLMDEPTNHLDMEGILWLEGLLKQASFAFVLVSHDRYFLENTTNRIVELNKQYPEGFLKVEGNYSSFLQKREEMLNQQAQQELVLSNKVHRELNWLRRGPKARTSKARYRLDSAQQLQDELGAVKARNAQGKAAEIDFEATQRKTKKLLEAKDLGISRGGKQLFAHLGLQLSPGRCAGILGRNGSGKSTLMQLLKGDLSPDSGSIKWADGVQIVTFDQKREQLDPTQTLKEALCPQGDQVIFQGRALHIASWAKRFLFPSEKLGLPVSQLSGGEQARVLIANLMLKPADILLLDEPTNDLDIPTLEVLEESLQDFPGAIVLITHDRFLLDRLSDILLYLDGHGKAEIFADYHQWLEARNSQPSKEASTGHSPPPKQKVSQGLSYEERKELNRIEQKISKAEQVVDAFQQRLHDPEITSDFERLTELYAQLKEAENKVAQLYQRWEELELINQNN
- a CDS encoding DUF2141 domain-containing protein, with product MNLSPMFRKGFRTIFFTVGIVLWLWGGGSSHLAMAETGKVTTLVINIIGIKPVEGQVRVALYNAAEKWLEESFFNTVLEVKSQKVEWRVDGVPEGEYGIAAFHDQNKNGEADRNFLGIPKEAYGFSNNVKAVFRAPRWDEVKFVVNSAKEVEVKLESWNLNSQ
- a CDS encoding type II toxin-antitoxin system HicA family toxin, which gives rise to MPVFGPIKRRELIYYLRQFGFEGPYSGGRHQFMIRGSVTIRIPNPHQGDIGKELLARILRQAQISKEEWKKL
- a CDS encoding restriction endonuclease, whose protein sequence is MPTFDSLMNPLLEALFELGGSGSIDEIYETVIEMQDIDDELASVPHNPEKSNLTEIGYRMAWARTYLKKFGFLENSTRGVWALTPLAREKRKVNPKDVVKTVREADKKVSRQKARKTNRSESIELSNIDSVDSDSWHEELYHLLTKEIAPDAFERLTQRLLRESGFVQVEVTGRTGDGGIDGRGIARIHGFMRFHVIFQCKKYQGSVSAGEIRDFRGAMVGRADKGLFITTGTFTPAAIKEATRDGAPPIDLVDGEELAEKLKEFRLGVNTEMIEKVTLNKKWFHKL